The proteins below come from a single Rosa rugosa chromosome 2, drRosRugo1.1, whole genome shotgun sequence genomic window:
- the LOC133731736 gene encoding uncharacterized protein LOC133731736 — MREDQFGSLPPPPGSSKSKQSSRASARHVAFSETSTPSTKPDGAFLPPPDLDGERPKRFRPRAYACCAWGCMFIFAFVLLALILGFVFISIFHSYLPEIKVRRFNATRIDFGNAQNKQKVSLKGKVDLLVEFNNKNEKTELKFGLFKVSASAAHVDLGKTEFQPFTQPKKSTKSLNATIGVNHPGVDKEDADLLKQDIQNHEVDLTLTLVGSVSFPISGIMMNKIPIMASCDCKQTEVDFGKNAKCDYRIFQS; from the coding sequence ATGAGGGAAGATCAGTTTGGATCTTTGCCACCCCCTCCCGGCAGCTCCAAGTCAAAGCAGAGCAGCAGGGCCAGCGCACGCCACGTTGCCTTCTCGGAAACTTCCACTCCAAGCACCAAGCCTGATGGAGCCTTCCTCCCCCCACCAGATTTAGACGGTGAACGTCCAAAACGCTTCCGTCCACGTGCCTATGCATGCTGTGCATGGGGTTGCATGTTCATTTTCGCCTTCGTCCTCCTCGCCCTCATCTTAGGTTTTGTATTCATCTCCATCTTCCATTCTTACCTACCTGAAATCAAGGTCCGGAGGTTCAATGCAACGAGGATCGACTTTGGCAACGCTCAAAATAAGCAGAAGGTGAGTTTGAAGGGAAAAGTGGATTTGCTAGTGGAGTTTAATAACAAGAACGAGAAAACCGAGCTCAAATTCGGGTTGTTCAAAGTCAGTGCTTCTGCTGCTCATGTCGATCTGGGTAAGACCGAGTTTCAGCCATTTACTCAGCCAAAGAAATCCACAAAATCACTGAATGCAACCATTGGGGTTAACCATCCTGGGGTAGATAAAGAAGACGCAGACCTCCTGAAACAAGACATTCAAAACCATGAAGTTGATCTGACACTGACCTTGGTCGGAAGTGTTAGCTTCCCAATCTCAGGGATTATGATGAATAAGATTCCGATCATGGCGTCATGTGATTGCAAGCAAACGGAAGTTGATTTTGGGAAGAATGCAAAGTGTGATTATCGGATTTTCCAATCCTAA
- the LOC133730270 gene encoding uncharacterized protein LOC133730270 has product MVLFGIVLPLPSLFTSLSLVPQTPSFQLDSLFLSKFNISNKTFKADWDMTLKIENPNLVSTVHFNSIKGLISCKGNSLAIYSIEPFELGYKEHRLVHMKISKYQTMAKNEWVSDKINKQRDENGVASFSLTMFVSATYMTGWWEIEKVVLSPQCLDLRVVRLPS; this is encoded by the coding sequence ATGGTTTTATTTGGGATAGTTTTGCCCTTGCCTTCTCTTTTCACCTCCCTGTCCTTGGTTCCACAAACTCCAAGTTTCCAACTCGACTCTCTTTTCCTTTCTAAATTTAACATCTCAAACAAAACCTTCAAGGCTGACTGGGATATGACCCTTAAAATAGAGAACCCCAACTTGGTCTCGACGGTTCACTTCAATAGCATAAAGGGCTTGATTTCATGCAAAGGCAACTCTCTTGCAATATACTCAATAGAGCCATTTGAGTTGGGATACAAGGAGCATAGACTGGTGCACATGAAGATATCAAAATATCAAACAATGGCAAAGAATGAATGGGTTTCAGACAAGATCAATAAGCAACGAGATGAGAATGGAGTTGCgagtttcagtctgacaatgttTGTTTCAGCTACATATATGACCGGCTGGTGGGAAATCGAAAAGGTTGTGTTGAGCCCTCAGTGTTTGGATTTGAGGGTTGTACGTCTTCCTTCCTAG